One Anolis carolinensis isolate JA03-04 unplaced genomic scaffold, rAnoCar3.1.pri scaffold_26, whole genome shotgun sequence DNA segment encodes these proteins:
- the LOC134294863 gene encoding zinc finger protein 658B-like — protein MDRVERAGQEGGFPDCAVPVNLHAVLRLNQGSEQPNGDVVQARPVLRTHTGEKPYTCLECGQTFARSSGLRLHQRTHTGEKPFECLECGQSFTHSSGLRQHQRTHTGEKPYKCLECGQTFARSSGLRLHQRTHTGEKPFECLECGQSFARSSRLRLHQRTHTGEKPFECLECGQSFTQSSGLRQHQRTHTGEKPFECLECGQSFTHSSRLRSHQRTHTGEKPYTCLECGQTFARSSGLRLHQRTHTGEKPFECLECGQSFTHSSGLRQHQRTHTGEKPYKCLECGQSFARSSGLRRHQRTHTGEKPFECLECGQSFTQSSGLRQHQRTHTGEKPFECLECGQTFARSSGLRLHQRTHTGEKPFECLECGQSFTHSSGLRQHQRTHTGEKPYTCLECGQTFTRSSGLRSHQNSHTGEKPYTCLECGQTFTHSSGLRSHQNSHTGEKPYTCMECGQTFTHSSGLRSHQRTHTGEKPYKCLECGQSFTHSSGLRQHQRTHTGEKPFECLECGQTFARSSGLRSHQRTHTGEKPFECLECGQTFARSSGLRSHQRTHTGEKPFECLECGQTFARSSGLRQHQRTHTGEKPYTCPE, from the exons ATGGACAGGGTGGAAAGGGCTGGGCAGGAAGGAGGGTTTCCCGACTGCGCTGTGCCTGTGAATTTGCATGCCGTCCTGCGGCTCAACCAAGGGAGTGAACAGCCCAACGGGGACGTAGTCCAGGCGAGACCAGTTCT aaggactcacactggggagaaaccctatacatgcctggagtgtggacagaccttcgctcgtagttcaggcctacgtttacatcaaaggactcacactggggagaaaccctttgaatgtctggagtgtggacagagcttcactcatagttcaggactacgtcaacatcaaaggactcacactggggaaaaaccctataaatgcctggagtgtggacagaccttcgctcgtagttcaggcctacgtttacatcaaaggactcacactggggagaaaccctttgaatgtctggagtgtggacagagcttcgctcgtagttcacgcctacgtttacatcaaaggactcacactggggagaaaccctttgaatgtctggagtgtggacagagcttcactcagagttcaggactacgtcaacatcaaaggactcacactggggagaaaccctttgaatgtctggagtgtggacagagcttcactcatagttcacgtctacgttcacatcaaagaactcacactggggagaaaccctatacatgcctggagtgtggacagaccttcgctcgtagttcaggcctacgtttacatcaaaggactcacactggggagaaaccctttgaatgtctggagtgtggacagagcttcactcatagttcaggactacgtcaacatcaaaggactcacactggggaaaaaccctataaatgcctggagtgtggacagagcttcgctcgtagttcaggcctacgtagacatcaaaggactcacactggggagaaaccctttgaatgtctggagtgtggacagagcttcactcagagttcaggactacgtcaacatcaaaggactcacactggggagaaaccctttgaatgtctggagtgtggacagaccttcgctcgtagttcaggcctacgtttacatcaaaggactcacactggggagaaaccctttgaatgtctggagtgtggacagagcttcactcatagttcaggactacgtcaacatcaaaggactcacactggggagaaaccctatacatgtctggagtgtggacagacctttactcgtagttcaggcctacgttcacatcaaaactctcacactggggagaaaccctatacatgtctggagtgtggacagaccttcactcacagttcaggcctacgttcacatcaaaactctcacactggggagaaaccctatacatgtatggagtgtggacagaccttcactcacagttcaggcctacgttcgcatcaaagaactcacactggggagaaaccctataaatgcctggagtgtggacagagcttcactcatagttcaggactacgtcaacatcaaaggactcacactggggagaaaccctttgaatgtctggagtgtggacagaccttcgctcgtagttcaggcctacgttcacatcaaaggactcacactggggagaaaccctttgaatgtctggagtgtggacagaccttcgctcgtagttcaggcctacgttcacatcaaaggactcacactggggagaaaccctttgaatgtctggagtgtggacagaccttcgctcgtagttcaggactacgtcaacatcaaaggactcacactggggagaaaccctatacatgcccagAGTGA